The window AACATCGCGTTCGCGGCATCCGCATCCTTCAGGCGCACGCGGCGCAGCGTGCGTCCGGCGCGGTCCATCGTGGTGGTCGCGAGCTGGTCGGCATCCATTTCACCCAGGCCCTTGTACCGCTGCACCGGCTCCTGCCAGCGCTTGCCCGACTTCGTGAGCTTGGCCAGCAGCGTGTGCAGCTCGGCCTCGCTGTAGGTGTAGATCGTCTCGTTGGGCTTGGACCCGGGGTTCATCACGATGACGCGGTGCAGCGGCGGCACGGCGGCGTACACGTGGCCCTCCTCGATGAGCGGGCGCATGTACCGGAAGAACAGGGTCAGCAGCAGTGTGCGGATGTGCGCACCGTCGACGTCGGCGTCGCTCATCAGGATGATCTTGCCGTAGCGCGCGGCGGAGAGGTCGAACGAGCGCCCGGAACCGGCGCCGATCACCTGGATGATCGCGGCGCACTCGGCGTTGGAGAGCATGTCGCTCATCGAGGCCTTCTGCACGTTGAGGATCTTTCCCCGGATCGGCAGCAGCGCCTGGTATTCGCTGTTGCGCGCGTGCTTGGCGGTGCCCAGCGCCGAGTCACCCTCGACGATGAACAGTTCGGATGCCGATACGTCGTTGGTCCTGCAGTCGGCGAGTTTCGCGGGCAGCGACGAGGACTCCAGCGCGTTCTTGCGGCGCTGGGTCTCCTTGTGGGTGCGCGCCGAGATGCGCGCCTTCATCTCGGAAACGACCTTGTCCAGCACGAGCGCGGTCTGGGACTTGTCGTCGCGCTTGGTGGAGGTGAACCGGGCGGTGAGCTCCCGCGTGACCACGTTCGCGACGATCTGGCGGACGGCCGGAGTACCCAGCACCTCCTTGGTCTGCCCCTCGAACTGCGGCTCCGGAAGGCGCACCGTCAGCACGGTGGTGAGCCCGGCGAGGATGTCGTCCTTCTCGATCTTGTCGTTGCCGACCTTCAGCCGGCGGGCGTTCTGGTCGACCTGCGCGCGCAGCACCTTCATGAGGCCCTGCTCGAACCCCTGCTGGTGCGTGCCGCCCTTCGGGGTGGCGATGATGTTGGCGTACGACCGTGTCACGGTTTCGTAGCCGGTCCCCCAGCGCAGCGCGATGTCGACGACGCACTCCCGCTCCACCTCGGTGGGCACCATCGCGCCGCTGGCCTGCAGTACCGGCACCGTCTCAGTGAAGGTGCCCGTGCCGGTGAGTCGCCAGATGTCGGTGATCGCCGCATCGGGGGCGAGGAACTCCGCGTACTCCGAGATGCCGCCGTCGAAACGGTAGCTCGTCTCGATCGGCTCCTCGCCGCGGGCGGTGCCGCGCTCGTCGCGGATGACGATCTCCAGACCCGGCACCAGGAACGCGGTCTGCCGGGCGCGCTGCACCAGCTCGTCCAGGTTGAACGCGGCATCCTTGGTGAACACCTGCCGGTCGGCCCAGTAGCGGATGCGCGTGCCGGTGACGCCCTTGGCCGTCTTGCCGGCGATGCGCAGTTCGCTGGCGCGCTCGAACGGCGTGAACGGGGCGTCGGGGGTGGGACCTGCGAAGTTGCCGGGTTCGCCGCGGTGGAACGACATCGCCCACGTCTTGCCGCCGCGGTCGACCTCGACGTCGAGGCGCTCGGACAGGGCGTTGACGACCGACGCGCCGACACCGTGCAGACCGCCGGATGCCGCGTAGGAGCCGCCGCCGAACTTGCCGCCGGCGTGGAGCTTGGTGAAGACGACCTCGACACCGGAGAGTCCGGTGCGCGGTTCGATGTCGACGGGGATACCGCGGGCGCGGTCGCGCACCTCGACGCTGCCGTCGGCGTGCAGGACGATGTCGATGCGGTTGCCGTGGCCGCCGAGCGCCTCATCGACGGAGTTGTCGATGATCTCCCAGAGGCAGTGCATGAGCCCGCGCGAGTCGGTCGAGCCGATGTACATGCCGGGGCGTTTGCGGACGGCCTCGAGGCCTTCCAGCACCTGGAGATGGTGGGCGGAGTACTCGGAGGTCACAATCCTCAAGCGTATCCGCGGCATCCGACACGACGGTCGTCGACACACGTGAGGAAACCTCACCGACACGCCCGGGGGTGCTGGGGGCGTACGCGTACAGCGAAATGTGATGCGATCGCGGCATACTCGCAACATCCGCGTGGTTGTATGGCATAGACCTGGAACGAGCAGCGACACATCCCGAGGAGGCACCGAGATGAGCATGACATCGACATCGACACCGACCGACCAGACCGCCGTCCTCGACTACCGCCTGACCGCGGCCGACCGGTGTGACTCCTGCGGCGCGCAGGCGTACATCGCCGCCGAGGTCAATGGCAGTGAACTGCTGTTCTGCGCCCACCACGGTCGCAAGTACGAAGAGAAGCTGCGCGCCGTCGCCACCAGCTGGCACGACGAGACCGCACGCCTGATCGAGTCGCTCTGACATCTGGCCGATACGGCCACTTCCGGTGCCCCGCCTAAACTGGCGGGGCACCTTTTTTCCGTCCGGGGAGGACACCACATGGCCTCGCGTGGCCTCGCGCTCCAACACCGTCTTCGCGTGCTGCTGCAGCGCGCCCGCAACATCGACGTCTCGTCGGTGACCGACCGGGCGCGGCGCACGGCGAAGATCCACGGCAAGAGCTATCCGGTGGTGCTCGCCGACATGCTGTGGTCGGCCGCGCGGCACCGCGTCGGCTTCAACGACTACCTGGAGTTCGATTTCGCGATCCTCACCCGCGCCGAGCGTGCCACGTGGGTCACCAGCCCGCTCGCCCTCGAACTGTCCAACCGCTTCGATGACGCGGCCTACGTGCACACCTTCCACCACAAGGTGGAGTTCAACCGCGCGTTCGACCGCTTCCTGGGCCGGGAGTGGCTGGAGCTGACCGAGGGGAACGCCGCAGAACTCGAGGCTTTCGCGTCGCGGCATCCGGTGCTCATCGGCAAGGAGCCGGTGAGCAAGTCCGGTCTCGGGGTGCGCCGCTACTTCGCGTCCGACGTGTCGGACTGGTCCAGCTTCCACGCCGAACTGCTCGCGCGCGGCGAGGTGCTCATCGAGGAGAAGATCGAGCAGCACCCCGATATCGCGGCGACGTGCCCGGGAACGGTCAACACCACGCGGGTGACGACGTTCGTCAAGGATGACGGCACGGTCGAGATCATCAACATGGCTCAGAAGTTCGGTCGCGGCCAGGTCAGTGACCAGGGCACGTTCGGCGGCTTTTACACCGTGCTCGACGAGAACGGCCATGCCCAGGGCAAGGGCTACGACATCCACGGGAACCTTTTCGAGACGCATCCGGAGACCGGATACCGCATCGCCGATTTCCAGCTGCCGATGATGGACCAGGTCCGTGAGCTGATCACCGAGGTCGCGCTCGTCGTGCCGCAGGTGCGCTACGTCGGCTGGGATATCGTGGTCGGCCCGGACGCTCCCCTGCTGGTGGAGGGCAACTGGGGCGCTGGTGTGTTCGAGAACAAGCCCACCGCCACCGGCATCCGTCACGGCCACCTCCCGCGTTACCGCGCCGCGATGGGCTTCTAGCCCGCGAGTGAGTATTCGCGCTGCCGAGTGAGTATTCGTGCTGCCGAGTGAGTATTCGTGCTGCCGAGTGAGTATTCGTGCTGCCGAGTGAGTATTCGTGCTGCCGAGTGAGTACTCGTGCTGCCGAGTGAGTACTCGGATGCCGCGAGATCAGTCCGGACAACGAAATCGCCCCCGCGAGCATGTGCTTACGGGGGCGATTCGGCTTACGGACGAATACTCACTCGACGCAAGCAATACTCACTCGACGCGAGCAATACTCACTCGGCAGTCAGGGTTTGCGGACGATGCCCAGCGGGGTGGACTGGTGGCCCTGACCCAGCGGGTTGTCGCGCAGGATGCGCACGAGCAGCGCCTCGCCGGCCTTGTCGAGGGTGGAACCCAGGACGTTGCCCCCGATGTCGTTGATGTCCACGACAGCGACGTCGGCGGTGCCGCCCAGCATCGTCTTCAGGTGCGCCGCGACCTCGCGCGGACGCTCCGGACCGAGCACGACCGCCTTGTTGAACGGCGGGATCGTACCGCTCGTGGGCCCGTCGATGGCGCGCGCCTTGTCGCCGGCGATGCGGTAGAAGTCGCCCTTGCGCCCGAAGGC is drawn from Microbacterium sp. zg-B96 and contains these coding sequences:
- a CDS encoding DNA topoisomerase IV subunit B, which gives rise to MPRIRLRIVTSEYSAHHLQVLEGLEAVRKRPGMYIGSTDSRGLMHCLWEIIDNSVDEALGGHGNRIDIVLHADGSVEVRDRARGIPVDIEPRTGLSGVEVVFTKLHAGGKFGGGSYAASGGLHGVGASVVNALSERLDVEVDRGGKTWAMSFHRGEPGNFAGPTPDAPFTPFERASELRIAGKTAKGVTGTRIRYWADRQVFTKDAAFNLDELVQRARQTAFLVPGLEIVIRDERGTARGEEPIETSYRFDGGISEYAEFLAPDAAITDIWRLTGTGTFTETVPVLQASGAMVPTEVERECVVDIALRWGTGYETVTRSYANIIATPKGGTHQQGFEQGLMKVLRAQVDQNARRLKVGNDKIEKDDILAGLTTVLTVRLPEPQFEGQTKEVLGTPAVRQIVANVVTRELTARFTSTKRDDKSQTALVLDKVVSEMKARISARTHKETQRRKNALESSSLPAKLADCRTNDVSASELFIVEGDSALGTAKHARNSEYQALLPIRGKILNVQKASMSDMLSNAECAAIIQVIGAGSGRSFDLSAARYGKIILMSDADVDGAHIRTLLLTLFFRYMRPLIEEGHVYAAVPPLHRVIVMNPGSKPNETIYTYSEAELHTLLAKLTKSGKRWQEPVQRYKGLGEMDADQLATTTMDRAGRTLRRVRLKDADAANAMFELLMGSDVAPRRDFIVESSDRLGRDRIDA
- a CDS encoding sugar-transfer associated ATP-grasp domain-containing protein, giving the protein MASRGLALQHRLRVLLQRARNIDVSSVTDRARRTAKIHGKSYPVVLADMLWSAARHRVGFNDYLEFDFAILTRAERATWVTSPLALELSNRFDDAAYVHTFHHKVEFNRAFDRFLGREWLELTEGNAAELEAFASRHPVLIGKEPVSKSGLGVRRYFASDVSDWSSFHAELLARGEVLIEEKIEQHPDIAATCPGTVNTTRVTTFVKDDGTVEIINMAQKFGRGQVSDQGTFGGFYTVLDENGHAQGKGYDIHGNLFETHPETGYRIADFQLPMMDQVRELITEVALVVPQVRYVGWDIVVGPDAPLLVEGNWGAGVFENKPTATGIRHGHLPRYRAAMGF